In the Mycolicibacter sp. MU0102 genome, one interval contains:
- the bioD gene encoding dethiobiotin synthase — MTVLVITGTGTGVGKTIATAALAGAARQAGLDVAVCKPVQTGTADGDDDLAEVGRLSGVSELFAAARYPAPLAPAAAAEQAGMTLPTRADLLGMIRTADRPGRLTLVEGAGGLLVELAADGVTLRDLAVDLDAPVLVVVDAELGTLNHTALTLESLAGQGLSCAGLVIGSWPAQPGPAATSNRGALARQAPVRAVLPAGAGALGGAEFAAMSTAAFDTDWVRTLAG; from the coding sequence ATGACCGTCCTGGTCATCACCGGCACCGGTACCGGGGTGGGCAAGACGATCGCCACCGCCGCGCTGGCCGGCGCTGCCCGGCAGGCGGGCCTGGACGTGGCGGTGTGCAAGCCGGTTCAGACCGGCACCGCCGACGGCGACGACGACCTGGCCGAAGTCGGCCGGCTGTCGGGGGTGAGCGAACTGTTCGCCGCTGCCCGCTACCCGGCGCCGCTGGCCCCGGCGGCCGCGGCCGAGCAGGCCGGGATGACGCTGCCGACCCGCGCAGACCTGCTGGGCATGATCCGCACCGCCGACCGGCCGGGCCGACTGACCCTCGTGGAGGGCGCCGGTGGCCTGCTGGTCGAGTTGGCCGCCGACGGCGTCACCCTGCGCGATCTGGCCGTCGACCTTGATGCTCCCGTGCTCGTGGTGGTCGATGCCGAACTGGGCACCCTCAATCACACCGCACTGACCCTGGAATCGCTTGCCGGACAAGGGTTGTCGTGCGCCGGATTGGTGATCGGCAGCTGGCCGGCGCAGCCCGGCCCGGCTGCCACCAGCAATCGCGGGGCGCTGGCCCGGCAGGCGCCGGTACGCGCCGTGCTGCCGGCGGGAGCCGGCGCGCTGGGCGGCGCGGAGTTCGCCGCGATGAGTACCGCGGCGTTCGACACCGATTGGGTGCGCACCCTGGCGGGGTAG
- the ilvA gene encoding threonine ammonia-lyase IlvA, with the protein MSAELRQNRSGSHSGPAQGPLKAPLTAADIDAAAKRIAGVVAPTPLQYSDRLSELTGANVYLKREDLQSVRSYKLRGAYNLLVQLSETELAAGVVCSSAGNHAQGFAYACRSLGVHGRVYVPAKTPKQKRDRIRYHGGEFIELIVGGATYDLAAEAALADVARTGATLVPPYDDLRTMAGQGTIAVELLDQLDTEPDLVVVPVGGGGCISGITTYLAERTTKSAVLGVEPAGAASMMAALAAGELVSLDHVDQFVDGAAVRRAGALPFAVVSGAGDMVSVTTVDEGAVCTAMLDLYQNEGIIAEPAGALSVAALLEADITPGSTVVCLISGGNNDVSRYGEILERSLVHLGLKHYFLVDFPQEPGALRRFLDEVLGPSDDVTLFEYVKRNNRETGEALVGVQLGSAADLDGLLDRMRTSEIHVEPLEPGSPAYRYLL; encoded by the coding sequence GTGTCCGCCGAACTGCGCCAGAACCGAAGTGGCTCCCATTCAGGCCCCGCGCAGGGCCCGTTGAAGGCTCCGTTGACCGCGGCCGACATCGACGCGGCCGCTAAGCGAATTGCCGGCGTGGTCGCGCCCACCCCGCTGCAGTACAGCGACCGGCTCTCAGAGCTGACCGGTGCCAACGTCTATCTCAAGCGCGAAGACCTTCAGTCGGTGCGCTCCTACAAGCTGCGCGGCGCCTACAACCTGCTGGTCCAGCTCAGCGAAACCGAGCTCGCGGCCGGCGTGGTGTGTTCGTCGGCCGGTAATCACGCGCAGGGATTCGCCTACGCGTGCCGGTCGCTCGGTGTGCACGGCCGGGTCTATGTGCCGGCCAAGACCCCGAAGCAGAAGCGAGACCGCATCCGCTACCACGGCGGCGAGTTCATTGAGCTGATCGTCGGCGGTGCGACCTACGACCTGGCAGCGGAGGCGGCCTTGGCCGATGTCGCCCGCACCGGTGCGACGCTGGTGCCGCCCTACGACGACCTGCGGACGATGGCGGGCCAGGGGACCATCGCGGTGGAGCTACTCGACCAGCTCGATACCGAACCGGACCTGGTGGTGGTGCCGGTCGGGGGCGGCGGGTGCATATCGGGCATCACCACCTACCTGGCCGAGCGAACCACCAAGAGTGCCGTGCTGGGCGTCGAGCCGGCCGGCGCCGCCTCGATGATGGCCGCGCTGGCCGCGGGGGAGCTGGTGAGCCTGGACCACGTCGACCAGTTCGTCGACGGTGCGGCCGTCCGGCGCGCCGGCGCGCTGCCGTTTGCGGTGGTGTCCGGGGCCGGTGACATGGTGTCGGTGACCACCGTCGATGAAGGTGCGGTCTGCACCGCGATGCTCGACCTGTACCAGAACGAGGGGATCATCGCCGAGCCGGCGGGCGCCCTCTCGGTGGCCGCGCTGCTAGAGGCTGACATCACCCCGGGTTCGACGGTGGTGTGCCTGATCTCCGGCGGTAACAATGACGTCTCGCGCTACGGCGAGATCCTGGAGCGCTCACTGGTGCACCTGGGCCTCAAGCACTACTTCCTGGTCGACTTCCCCCAGGAGCCGGGCGCTTTGCGGCGCTTCCTCGACGAGGTTCTCGGGCCCAGCGACGACGTCACGCTGTTCGAGTACGTCAAGCGCAATAACCGGGAGACCGGCGAAGCCCTGGTCGGGGTGCAGCTGGGGTCGGCTGCCGATCTCGACGGACTGCTGGACCGTATGCGCACCTCGGAGATCCACGTCGAGCCGCTGGAGCCTGGCTCTCCGGCCTATCGCTACCTGCTGTAG
- the ripD gene encoding NlpC/P60 family peptidoglycan-binding protein RipD, producing the protein MKRVCTTAIALAAALAPVLTAAPAYADPLSQTGQNQLVERVIQRALSQRGVPFVYGGGDVNGPTNNARARAATTRSSLTDITGRASLPSTPSNPLLPGSVTPGLPGTALAPTGEIPDTTTVGFDASGLIQYAFAGAGIRMPRTSGEQCSVGQKVPPAQARPGDLLCYGPGGTQSVALYLGNNQMIEGTSPAVAVSPARTSNMVPYLTRVLPS; encoded by the coding sequence ATGAAACGCGTCTGCACTACCGCGATCGCATTGGCGGCGGCCCTGGCCCCGGTGCTGACTGCCGCGCCTGCCTACGCCGACCCGCTGTCACAGACCGGTCAGAACCAGCTCGTCGAGCGGGTGATCCAGCGCGCGCTGTCGCAGCGCGGCGTGCCCTTCGTCTATGGCGGCGGTGACGTCAACGGGCCCACCAACAACGCGCGAGCCCGCGCTGCCACCACCCGCAGCTCCTTGACCGACATCACCGGCCGCGCCAGCCTCCCGAGCACCCCCAGCAATCCCCTGCTGCCGGGCAGCGTCACCCCGGGTCTGCCGGGTACGGCGCTGGCTCCCACCGGGGAGATCCCCGACACCACCACTGTCGGTTTCGACGCATCCGGCCTGATCCAGTACGCGTTCGCCGGTGCCGGCATCAGGATGCCGCGCACCTCCGGCGAGCAGTGCAGCGTCGGCCAGAAGGTCCCGCCCGCCCAAGCCCGCCCCGGTGACCTGCTGTGCTACGGCCCGGGCGGAACCCAGAGCGTCGCGCTGTACCTGGGCAACAACCAGATGATCGAGGGCACCAGCCCCGCGGTCGCGGTCTCGCCGGCGCGCACCTCCAACATGGTCCCCTACCTGACCCGGGTGCTCCCCTCCTGA
- a CDS encoding adenosylmethionine--8-amino-7-oxononanoate transaminase: protein MSALSPDQISAIDAAHLWHPYSTIGAESLAPTVALAAQGAYLTLVVDDAPVDVLDAMSSWWTAIHGHGHPQLDAALTAQVGTMSHVMFGGLTHEPAARLAKLLVDITPAGLDTVFFSDSGSVSVEVAVKMALQYWRARGRGAKHRLMTWRGGYHGDTFTPMSVCDPDGGMHSLWRDVLVAQLFAPQVPRDYDPAYSAAFEAQLEQHREEVAAVIVEPVVQGAGGMRFHDPRYLADLREACTRHGVLLIFDEIATGFGRTGELFAADHVGVSPDIMCVGKAMTGGYLSLAATLCSTEIAHTISGGEAGALMHGPTFMANPLACAVSVASTELLLRGDWRASVAEIGAGLTAGLEPARELPGVADVRVCGAIGVIECREPVDLAVVTKAALDHGVWLRPFRNLIYAMPPYVCTPEEIARIGSAMVGAVHALA, encoded by the coding sequence ATGTCCGCGTTGAGTCCCGACCAGATCAGCGCCATCGACGCCGCACACCTGTGGCACCCATACAGCACGATCGGCGCCGAATCCCTGGCGCCGACGGTGGCGCTGGCCGCCCAGGGCGCCTACCTGACTTTGGTCGTCGACGATGCACCGGTCGACGTGCTCGATGCGATGAGTTCCTGGTGGACTGCGATCCACGGCCACGGCCACCCGCAGCTCGATGCCGCGCTCACGGCCCAGGTGGGCACGATGAGCCATGTCATGTTCGGCGGGCTCACCCACGAACCCGCGGCTCGGCTGGCCAAGCTGCTGGTGGACATCACCCCGGCCGGGCTGGACACGGTGTTCTTCTCCGACTCGGGGTCGGTGTCGGTGGAGGTCGCGGTCAAGATGGCGCTGCAGTACTGGCGCGCTCGCGGCCGCGGCGCCAAACACCGGTTGATGACCTGGCGCGGCGGCTACCACGGCGACACCTTCACCCCGATGAGCGTTTGCGACCCCGACGGGGGCATGCACTCGCTGTGGCGCGATGTCCTGGTGGCCCAGCTGTTCGCCCCGCAGGTACCCCGCGACTACGACCCGGCCTACAGCGCCGCGTTCGAGGCGCAGCTGGAGCAGCACCGCGAAGAGGTGGCGGCCGTGATCGTAGAGCCGGTGGTACAGGGCGCCGGCGGCATGCGCTTCCACGATCCGCGTTATCTGGCGGACCTGCGCGAGGCCTGCACCCGCCACGGCGTGCTGCTGATATTCGACGAGATCGCCACCGGCTTCGGCCGCACCGGTGAGCTCTTCGCCGCCGACCACGTGGGCGTCAGCCCCGACATCATGTGTGTCGGCAAGGCCATGACCGGCGGCTACCTCAGCCTGGCCGCCACGTTGTGCAGCACCGAGATCGCCCACACCATCAGCGGCGGCGAGGCCGGTGCACTGATGCACGGGCCGACGTTCATGGCCAACCCGCTGGCCTGTGCGGTCTCGGTCGCCAGCACCGAACTGTTGCTGCGCGGGGACTGGCGCGCATCGGTCGCCGAGATCGGCGCCGGGTTGACTGCCGGCTTAGAACCCGCGCGCGAGCTGCCCGGAGTCGCCGATGTCCGGGTCTGCGGTGCCATCGGAGTCATTGAATGCCGGGAGCCGGTGGACCTGGCTGTTGTCACCAAGGCCGCGCTGGATCACGGGGTGTGGCTGCGCCCGTTCCGCAACCTGATCTACGCGATGCCGCCCTACGTCTGTACCCCCGAGGAGATCGCCCGGATCGGCAGCGCGATGGTCGGCGCCGTGCATGCCTTAGCCTGA
- a CDS encoding acyltransferase family protein, with the protein MIALSPPRPAVTPVAEPASGSVSAPASTPVMGTRKEGFYRHDLDGLRGVAIALVAVFHVWFGRVSGGVDVFLALSGFFFGGKLLRVALNPTSSLSPVPDLVRLVRRLLPALVVVLAACALLTIWIQPQTRWETFADQSLASLGYYQNWELARSAADYLQAGEAVSPLQHIWSMSVQGQFYLSFLLLVFGFAFLFRRVLGKHLRGAFVVLLTALTVASFWYAIVAHQANQSLAYYNSFARAWELLIGALVGALVPYIRWPMWLRTVISTVALAAILSCGALIEGVREFPGPWALVPVGATVAFILAGANRQARLSTSAKMPWPNRWLATAPLVRLGSMAYSLYLWHWPLLIFWLSYSGHRHASLLDGAVILLVSGVLAYLTTRFVEDPLRSRKPAAQAAAPVVRPRWRKPAAGWWRRPTSVLGSTVVLLGVALTATSFSWREHVTVQRASGTELVKLSKDDYPGARALLKHKRVPKLRMRPTILEAKKDLPRSTREGCISNFTNPDLINCTYGDKEATRTVALAGGSHAEHWLPALDILGQRHNFKVVTYLKMGCPLSTEKVPLIMGNNAPYPQCYQWVGKTMEKLIADHPDFVFTTATRPWNIKPGDVMPGTYIGIWKQLSDNHIPILGVRDTPWLVRDGDPFQPADCLASGGDAESCGIKRSEVLVERNPTLDFVGKFPLLKPLDLSDAVCDKEICRAVEGNVLVYHDSHHLSATYMRTMTGELGRQMGAATGWW; encoded by the coding sequence ATGATTGCCCTGTCTCCGCCCCGACCGGCAGTAACACCCGTTGCGGAACCCGCATCCGGGTCGGTTTCGGCCCCCGCGTCGACCCCCGTGATGGGCACCCGCAAAGAGGGCTTCTACCGTCACGACCTTGACGGTCTGCGGGGCGTCGCGATCGCATTGGTGGCGGTGTTTCATGTCTGGTTCGGGCGGGTCTCCGGCGGGGTCGATGTCTTCCTGGCGCTCTCGGGTTTCTTCTTCGGCGGCAAGCTGCTGCGGGTCGCGCTGAACCCGACCTCGTCACTGTCACCGGTCCCCGACCTGGTGCGGCTGGTCCGCCGCCTGCTGCCCGCCCTGGTGGTGGTGTTGGCCGCCTGCGCGCTGCTGACGATCTGGATCCAGCCGCAGACCCGCTGGGAGACGTTCGCCGACCAGAGCCTGGCCAGCCTCGGTTACTACCAGAACTGGGAATTGGCCCGCAGCGCCGCGGACTACCTGCAGGCCGGTGAGGCCGTCAGCCCGCTGCAGCACATCTGGTCGATGTCGGTGCAGGGCCAGTTCTACCTGAGCTTCCTGCTGCTGGTCTTCGGCTTCGCCTTCCTGTTCCGGCGCGTGCTCGGCAAGCACCTGCGTGGCGCGTTCGTCGTGCTGCTCACGGCGCTGACCGTGGCCTCGTTCTGGTATGCGATCGTCGCGCACCAGGCCAATCAGTCACTGGCCTACTACAACAGCTTTGCCCGCGCCTGGGAGCTGTTGATCGGCGCGCTCGTCGGCGCGCTGGTCCCCTACATCCGCTGGCCGATGTGGCTGCGGACCGTCATCAGCACGGTTGCGTTGGCGGCCATCCTGAGCTGCGGCGCCCTCATTGAGGGCGTGCGGGAATTCCCCGGCCCGTGGGCGCTGGTGCCGGTCGGCGCCACGGTGGCATTCATCCTGGCCGGGGCAAACCGGCAAGCCCGCCTGAGTACCAGCGCCAAAATGCCGTGGCCCAACCGGTGGCTGGCGACGGCGCCGCTGGTGAGGCTCGGCTCGATGGCCTACTCGTTGTACCTGTGGCACTGGCCGCTGCTGATCTTCTGGCTGTCCTACAGCGGGCATCGGCACGCAAGCCTGCTGGACGGCGCGGTGATCCTGTTGGTGTCGGGCGTGTTGGCATATCTGACCACCCGGTTCGTCGAAGATCCGCTGCGCTCCCGCAAGCCCGCCGCCCAGGCCGCCGCGCCGGTGGTGCGACCGCGGTGGCGCAAGCCCGCGGCCGGCTGGTGGCGGCGCCCGACGTCGGTGCTGGGCTCGACCGTGGTGCTGCTGGGGGTGGCGTTGACGGCGACCTCCTTCTCCTGGCGCGAACATGTCACGGTGCAGCGTGCCAGCGGCACCGAGCTGGTCAAGCTCAGCAAGGACGACTATCCCGGCGCCCGCGCGCTGCTGAAGCACAAGCGAGTCCCCAAACTTCGGATGCGGCCCACCATCCTCGAGGCCAAGAAGGACCTGCCGCGCTCCACTCGGGAAGGTTGCATCAGCAACTTCACCAACCCGGACCTGATCAACTGCACCTACGGCGACAAAGAGGCGACCCGGACCGTCGCGCTGGCCGGCGGATCGCATGCCGAACACTGGCTGCCCGCGCTGGACATCCTGGGCCAGCGGCACAACTTCAAGGTGGTCACCTACCTCAAGATGGGCTGCCCGCTGTCCACCGAGAAGGTCCCGCTGATCATGGGCAACAACGCCCCCTACCCGCAGTGCTACCAGTGGGTGGGCAAGACGATGGAAAAGTTGATCGCCGACCACCCGGACTTCGTGTTCACCACCGCTACCCGGCCGTGGAACATCAAACCTGGCGACGTGATGCCGGGAACCTACATCGGGATCTGGAAGCAGCTGTCGGACAACCATATTCCCATCCTGGGCGTCCGCGACACCCCGTGGCTGGTGCGCGACGGCGACCCGTTCCAGCCGGCGGACTGCCTGGCCTCCGGCGGTGACGCGGAGTCCTGCGGCATCAAGCGCTCCGAAGTGCTCGTCGAGCGCAACCCCACCCTGGACTTCGTCGGTAAATTCCCGCTGCTCAAGCCGTTGGACCTCTCCGACGCCGTCTGCGACAAAGAGATCTGCCGCGCGGTCGAGGGGAATGTGCTGGTCTATCACGACTCTCACCACCTGTCGGCGACCTACATGCGCACCATGACCGGAGAGCTCGGTCGTCAGATGGGTGCGGCAACCGGCTGGTGGTGA
- a CDS encoding 8-amino-7-oxononanoate synthase: MTRTDVSPLAWLAEVEQRRRQAGLRRSLRVRPVVATELDLASNDYLGLATHPAVIAGGVEALQTWGGGAGGSRLVTGNTELHQQFEQQLADFVGAPAGLVFSSGYTANLGAVVSLSGPGALLVSDAYCHASLVDACRLSRARVVVTEHRDVDAVAAALAGRTEERAVVLTESVFSTDGALAPLRQLHEVCRRYGALLIVDEAHALGVRGAGGRGLVHEVGLAGAPDVVITTTLSKALGSQGGAVLGPIEVRDHLIDAARTFIFDTGLAPAALGAASAALDVLVAEPSRAADVLRHAGVLAQICGLGHQPESAVVSVILGDAETAVAAATACLDAGVRVGCFRPPTVPAGTSRLRLTARASLTADDLELARRVLRDVLRDHPASLS, from the coding sequence GTGACCCGCACCGATGTGTCGCCACTGGCCTGGTTGGCCGAGGTGGAGCAGCGGCGCCGTCAGGCCGGCCTGCGACGTTCCCTGCGGGTGCGGCCCGTCGTGGCCACCGAACTGGACCTGGCGTCCAACGACTACCTCGGCCTGGCGACGCACCCGGCCGTCATCGCCGGCGGTGTCGAGGCGCTGCAGACCTGGGGCGGCGGCGCCGGGGGATCGCGCCTGGTGACCGGCAACACCGAACTGCATCAGCAGTTCGAGCAGCAGTTGGCCGACTTCGTCGGCGCGCCAGCGGGTTTGGTGTTCTCCTCCGGTTACACCGCCAACCTCGGCGCGGTGGTGAGCCTGTCCGGCCCGGGGGCACTGCTGGTGTCCGACGCCTACTGTCACGCATCGCTGGTAGACGCCTGCCGGCTGTCGCGGGCGCGGGTTGTCGTCACTGAGCACCGTGACGTAGATGCGGTGGCCGCCGCACTGGCCGGCCGGACCGAGGAACGCGCCGTGGTACTCACCGAGTCGGTGTTCAGCACCGACGGCGCGCTGGCCCCGCTGCGGCAGCTACACGAGGTGTGCCGCCGGTACGGCGCGCTGCTGATCGTCGATGAGGCGCACGCGCTGGGCGTGCGTGGTGCCGGCGGCCGCGGACTGGTGCACGAGGTCGGGCTGGCCGGCGCGCCCGATGTGGTGATCACTACGACTTTGTCCAAAGCCCTGGGCAGTCAGGGCGGCGCGGTGTTGGGGCCCATCGAGGTTCGTGATCACCTCATCGACGCCGCCCGCACCTTCATCTTCGACACCGGTCTGGCGCCGGCGGCCCTGGGCGCCGCCTCGGCCGCGCTGGACGTGCTGGTCGCCGAGCCGTCCCGCGCCGCCGACGTATTGCGGCACGCCGGCGTGCTGGCGCAGATCTGCGGGCTGGGCCATCAGCCGGAATCGGCGGTCGTCTCGGTCATTCTCGGGGACGCGGAGACGGCGGTGGCCGCCGCGACCGCCTGCCTGGACGCCGGAGTCCGGGTCGGCTGCTTCCGGCCGCCCACCGTGCCGGCGGGCACGTCGCGGCTGCGGTTGACCGCGCGGGCTTCGCTGACCGCCGACGATCTGGAGCTGGCGCGACGGGTGCTGCGCGACGTGCTGCGCGACCATCCCGCCTCCTTGTCATGA
- a CDS encoding threonine/serine ThrE exporter family protein, translated as MDETDVRRVLDIALRFGQLLLGSQAGTADVASSMLAIATAYGLPQTQVDIMANSIRVSVPRGVPGAPVTAMYLVQSRSLDYTRLQLATDLAERVVNTTPDPEWVQQQLDIVNRADHPYPRWVATAGWAVMAGAFAVLIGAGPLVALISAVTTALIDRIGRVLNGWQLPLLFQQVVAAAVATGIAIGLHAVGWLPAGTPVAPVVAANIVVLLSGLATVGSVQDAITGYQLTAVSRGMDILLLSVGILVGVSVAVQIGGAFGVQVRVNPEMPVAALSVPVYLLAGATGAAAAALAGYAQLKAALAAGLAGATATLLFFGLQLVQANAIVSSFAAAAATGLVGTLLAPRLRVTPLVIIMAGIIPLVPGLTLFRGFVQLVNGQPNAGGSLGLAAGLALALGAGAVLGPLLAPSVRRELSRYHLRGRGQATRRLRSPYRIPQLAGIRYFGRRAA; from the coding sequence ATGGATGAAACCGACGTCCGTCGGGTGCTCGATATCGCCCTGCGATTCGGGCAGCTGCTACTGGGTTCACAAGCGGGAACCGCCGACGTCGCCTCGAGCATGTTGGCCATCGCCACCGCGTACGGGCTGCCGCAGACCCAGGTGGACATCATGGCCAACTCGATCCGGGTATCGGTGCCCCGCGGGGTGCCGGGCGCCCCAGTCACCGCGATGTATCTGGTGCAGTCACGCTCACTGGACTACACGCGGCTGCAGCTGGCCACCGATCTGGCCGAGCGCGTCGTGAACACCACGCCCGATCCCGAGTGGGTGCAACAACAGCTGGACATCGTGAACCGGGCCGACCACCCCTATCCCCGCTGGGTGGCCACCGCAGGCTGGGCGGTGATGGCCGGTGCCTTCGCCGTACTGATCGGCGCCGGTCCGCTGGTCGCCCTGATTTCGGCGGTCACCACCGCCCTGATCGACCGGATCGGCCGCGTGCTCAACGGCTGGCAGCTGCCACTGCTGTTCCAGCAGGTTGTCGCCGCCGCGGTGGCCACCGGGATCGCCATAGGCCTGCACGCCGTCGGCTGGCTGCCCGCCGGGACCCCGGTAGCACCGGTGGTGGCCGCCAACATCGTGGTGCTGTTGTCCGGGCTGGCCACCGTCGGCTCCGTACAGGACGCCATCACCGGCTACCAACTCACGGCCGTCTCGCGGGGCATGGACATCCTGCTCTTGTCGGTCGGCATCCTGGTCGGAGTCTCGGTCGCGGTGCAGATCGGCGGGGCGTTCGGAGTGCAAGTCCGGGTGAACCCCGAGATGCCGGTCGCGGCACTGAGCGTTCCGGTGTACCTACTGGCGGGCGCCACCGGGGCGGCCGCCGCTGCGCTTGCGGGCTATGCGCAACTGAAGGCGGCACTGGCGGCCGGTCTGGCCGGGGCGACCGCCACGCTGCTGTTCTTCGGACTGCAACTGGTGCAGGCCAATGCGATCGTGAGCTCGTTCGCGGCCGCCGCGGCGACCGGGCTGGTCGGCACCTTGCTGGCGCCCCGGCTGCGGGTCACGCCGCTGGTGATCATCATGGCGGGCATCATCCCGCTGGTTCCCGGGCTGACCCTGTTTCGGGGCTTCGTGCAACTGGTCAACGGGCAACCCAACGCCGGAGGTTCACTGGGGCTGGCGGCCGGGCTGGCCCTGGCGCTGGGCGCCGGCGCCGTGTTGGGGCCGCTGCTGGCGCCCTCGGTGCGGCGCGAACTGAGCCGCTATCACCTGCGCGGACGCGGGCAGGCGACGCGCCGCCTCCGCAGCCCGTATCGGATCCCGCAACTCGCCGGCATCCGCTACTTCGGGCGCCGGGCGGCTTAG
- the glgX gene encoding glycogen debranching protein GlgX — protein sequence MSSAESGPEPPPEPSAPTVWPGNSYPLGAVYDGAGTNFAVFSEVAERVELCLIDDGDHTETRIALDEVDGYVWHAYLPGVGPGQHYGFRVHGPFNPAAGHRCDPGKLLLDPYGKAFHGTFDFGPELFSYDLADPDNGAAPPALDSLGHTMTSVVINPYFDWAADRSPRTPYHQTLIYEAHVKGMTQTHPGIPAELRGTYAGLAHPVIIDHLKSLNVTAIELMPVHQFLHDQRLLQLGLRNYWGYNTFGFFAPHNEYAANRQAGGAVAEFKAMVRAFHQAGIEVILDVVYNHTAEGNHLGPTLNFRGIDNAAYYRLDEDDLRHYTDYTGTGNSLNARHPHTLQLIMDSLRYWVTEMHVDGFRFDLASTLARELHDVDRLSAFFDLVQQDPVVSQVKLIAEPWDVGEGGYQVGNFPGLWTEWNGKYRDTVRDYWRGEPETLGEFASRLTGSSDLYEATGRRPSASINFVTCHDGFTLADLVSYNEKHNEANGEDNRDGESHNRSWNCGVEGPTDDPAILALRAHQVRNIMATLLISQGTPMILHGDEMGRSQRGNNNVYCQDSELSWMDWTLAEHNADQLAFTRAMTALRAAHPVFRRRRFFEGRPICGDDDEVRDIAWLTPAGHEMTQQDWGSEFGRCVMVFLNGEALPEPDLRGQRIIDDSFLLCFNAGETAVDFVTPNTEYAQVWTAVIDTAHPAGSADLVVDAGQAVTVMGRSLTVLRKSR from the coding sequence GTGTCGTCGGCTGAGTCGGGCCCTGAGCCCCCACCGGAGCCGTCCGCGCCCACGGTCTGGCCGGGAAACAGCTATCCGCTGGGCGCGGTATACGACGGAGCCGGTACCAACTTCGCGGTGTTCTCCGAAGTCGCCGAGCGTGTCGAACTCTGCCTGATCGACGACGGCGACCACACCGAGACACGGATCGCTCTCGATGAGGTGGACGGCTACGTCTGGCACGCTTACCTGCCCGGCGTCGGCCCTGGGCAGCACTACGGCTTCCGGGTGCACGGACCGTTCAACCCCGCCGCAGGCCACCGCTGCGATCCCGGCAAGCTGCTGCTGGACCCGTACGGCAAGGCCTTTCACGGCACCTTCGACTTCGGTCCGGAGCTGTTCTCCTACGACCTGGCCGATCCCGACAACGGTGCTGCGCCCCCCGCACTCGACTCGCTGGGCCACACCATGACCAGCGTGGTGATCAACCCCTACTTCGACTGGGCAGCCGACCGGTCACCGCGCACCCCGTATCACCAGACGCTCATCTACGAGGCGCACGTCAAAGGCATGACACAGACCCACCCGGGCATTCCGGCCGAACTGCGCGGCACCTACGCAGGGCTGGCGCATCCGGTGATCATCGATCACCTCAAGTCGCTGAACGTCACGGCCATCGAGCTGATGCCCGTCCACCAGTTCCTGCACGATCAGCGGCTGCTGCAGCTGGGACTGCGGAACTACTGGGGGTACAACACATTCGGCTTCTTCGCGCCGCACAACGAGTACGCGGCCAACCGTCAGGCCGGCGGTGCGGTCGCCGAGTTCAAAGCGATGGTGCGCGCATTCCACCAGGCCGGCATCGAGGTGATCCTCGACGTGGTCTACAACCACACGGCCGAAGGCAACCATCTGGGACCCACGCTGAACTTCCGCGGGATCGACAACGCCGCCTACTACCGGCTCGACGAGGACGACCTGCGGCACTACACCGACTACACCGGCACCGGCAACAGTCTCAACGCGCGTCATCCGCACACCCTGCAGCTGATCATGGACTCGTTGCGCTACTGGGTGACTGAGATGCACGTCGACGGCTTCCGCTTCGACCTGGCCTCCACGCTGGCTCGGGAGTTGCATGACGTCGATCGGCTGTCGGCATTCTTCGACCTGGTGCAGCAGGACCCGGTGGTAAGCCAGGTGAAGCTGATCGCCGAGCCCTGGGACGTCGGTGAGGGCGGCTACCAGGTGGGCAACTTCCCCGGGCTGTGGACGGAATGGAACGGCAAGTACCGCGACACGGTGCGCGACTACTGGCGCGGCGAGCCGGAAACCCTCGGCGAGTTCGCCTCTCGCCTGACCGGCTCCTCGGACCTGTACGAGGCGACCGGGCGGCGTCCCAGCGCAAGCATCAACTTCGTCACCTGCCACGACGGTTTCACGCTGGCGGACCTGGTGTCCTACAACGAGAAACACAACGAAGCCAACGGCGAGGACAACCGCGACGGCGAGAGCCACAACCGGTCGTGGAACTGTGGTGTAGAGGGCCCGACCGACGACCCGGCGATCCTGGCGTTGCGGGCCCACCAGGTCCGCAACATCATGGCGACCCTGCTGATCAGCCAGGGCACCCCGATGATCTTGCACGGCGACGAGATGGGCCGCTCCCAGCGCGGCAATAACAACGTCTACTGCCAAGACTCCGAACTGTCCTGGATGGACTGGACGCTGGCTGAACACAATGCCGACCAACTCGCATTCACTCGGGCGATGACCGCGTTGCGCGCCGCACACCCGGTGTTCCGGCGGCGCCGGTTCTTCGAGGGGCGGCCGATCTGCGGCGACGACGACGAGGTGCGTGATATCGCCTGGTTGACCCCGGCTGGCCACGAGATGACTCAGCAGGACTGGGGCAGCGAATTCGGCAGGTGCGTCATGGTTTTCCTCAACGGCGAGGCCTTGCCGGAACCGGATCTGCGCGGGCAGCGGATCATCGACGACTCATTTCTGTTGTGCTTCAACGCCGGTGAGACAGCGGTGGACTTCGTGACGCCCAATACCGAATACGCGCAGGTCTGGACCGCGGTGATCGACACCGCGCATCCGGCCGGCAGCGCCGACCTGGTGGTTGACGCCGGGCAGGCGGTGACGGTGATGGGACGCTCGCTGACCGTGCTGCGCAAGAGCCGGTGA